In the genome of Cydia strobilella chromosome Z, ilCydStro3.1, whole genome shotgun sequence, one region contains:
- the LOC134754769 gene encoding protein PRRC2C-like isoform X2 — MSALSTPGGGGTSAQSKPTSGKQKYQKLDINSLYCTNKNESSEPSSVKSQLSRKHGMQSLGKVPSARRPPANLPSLKTETGQDPNTNTVSTAATTAPAPATCTTQTMSVAPPSGAAAGAPGGWVPLPPPSAPYSRTEFPSLEAAAQPSHRSAEHAAPQPQLRPQTEGSWTCGGTAGVRPEGASPAPAAPAPSAAAQPPHYRAILPSFLDCTNSPLSPQLIKGSSGSGLGLGSLGALRDSRGGGGGGAPRPAPRPPATPRAVEVLTARPILREEQISSLDDISRDAGWAQHDDIDYDQKLDFSDGESSMPSASKGIHKINHNRAAVDMDRVGDSKIQEVGDEEQLWAERRQKQSNEIAQAVARARQRKAEEQRRQMSDSGAPPPTAKDSRDREPDTRDKERTDNRDRERADNRDRVDNRDKVNNEIRDTRDKERVDNRDRDRMDNRERFDNRDRDRDRMDTRDRGENRDNRGRMDNRERQDGEKERADNRDRDRNDNRERTDRDRFDRERERTDNRDRERGDRDRGDRDRGDRDRGDRERDRDRDFRDRDYGRQHDQNNPAFSKTFQQNIPPRFLKQQQNRQQDEQHKGWAFSGKQAPRRQEPPSYNAPRHAPHNGRRSYSRDYSDREDEFRRDSKEGSGQHWRSEMQDYEKVGRELDRSNSKESYKDYGDHKERRSESDRKSVERSTEQISKPSAADKLSEVFERKSIGITEAFSSDSSSNAPTTDVRNSPASNSQRESSERDFGNTSWAEASQEDHANFSSKSPTEKIVHSSENEQKPKDPVLKDEEPKRQSLPPSAGPPLQQTAAPTNMTPFAAQGQNKNHGIAVQNFSHNQPSQANSFTNQPTQPVTSLSHSQSFTDAQVSKTSNLSISKSLLEPLTNPHLQNPPTSDPMAMNVKPIFTPQKSEKELSESESICSKSSTDPAAPTVPKPNEAHSVESLHSGSESQKRNVDDKRHERFTEAFNKIPNKEPIERKSSGSGSEKKGRGGYGGGVGCGVYRGWGQRESRGRRSHRSSHSNNRASESDGSTDGAPNAERKERRRAPRSPRGMKKPDRIDDPNRPLLVDQPPPMDNMENREPFAPRGQPSRRGRGGFQGTTRPPAPAKRVTGYGPPNTKSPFSQANRAVKDMDEVKDNAPLDDKGKPGNKPRTGSSLGRGRDRRPKGTGPGPLSGEDENWETTSEHSEGGGSSGRRRSVGGRMSSQSLKGQGRNQASGNRQNNGGRNSQPGKKDALVDNKTVDITEAMTDLNITVVKKEDEVADDGFQEVRNKKNSKDTRGPTVKEETQNIAKQPRSHSNQGGGRNRSTTRNTNDKSNARGSAPVSGKTGPQYDRTRQANLAPRFVKQRQKQQMGLVTAFGPDTGAAPPPPAVNAWDKPISQTLRGNVEEPSEPIENKSGPPSQRSTPGDAPAENKPAPVGPAIAPSLATDNAGAGVLDGTTPPVETIIFENTNYKTAPPAEALKQKYQPSANTAKPQGEEMPTEVDARALTFNGDVRPPPRSIQELISDRPVTDGESTLGLPMSFDTTQKAEDSSDMKLDFAFDSDLGQLTEDKSAKSALGLPRGTHMSTSNTISPLAADLNLKIASVKKVWEMSAVAEGSEELQFAGFEEGNTETGAPPNVCKVKPTQQLQSPPPQHYNHMGYQGGYGGLSVPSPPAVLFNSSQQLLGSSQQMPQQGGLYGAFLDQSRGQFGGFPGTPYGAGSAAPYNYQPPPDMFQSLPNQYRMAAAAGGGAAFGQSGQLGNSPSTVLISSTSNSLMSASVKPSTQQIGAIGSKGGGVGGVGGVGGVNTYQQQYLGYSGPVGDASYSLQGLMPRPAPPASSYYSPYQPPAAPAPTYPLQFTQPAQSGAFSSQFLSNQLQVAAAVQQMQQQQFRAPLQQQFAPPPAAAQPRPPPQQLKSPLHEHANGFAPLCEPASPTPQGKQPKPNVQKPPHSPPHHKYHAPPPHPPPAHTPHQHHPQHPQHPQHQQHQQHPQHPQHQQHPQHQQHQQHQQQMGGGNNGRCGGGMPRGGLAAPRYPAPIQRPHAPAMPLYRAPPAPARPHHAPPRHNLYYHHHQRSQYPLQQLPYICTLKSTHGGGVMERPSEGGEPAAAPEEAEAPPVEAQPAEVKAE; from the exons ATGTCTGCACTCTCGACGCCGGGCGGCGGAGGCACTTCGGCGCAGAGCAAGCCGACGTCCGGCAAGCAAAAGTATCAAAAGTTGGACATCAATAGCTTGTACTGTACCAACAAA AACGAGAGCTCTGAACCGTCATCTGTGAAATCTCAACTAAGCCGTAAACATGGAATGCAAAGTCTCGGAAAAGTACCCTCAGCCCGGCGTCCACCTGCCAACTTGCCTTCTTTGAAAACTGAAACTGGACAAGATCCCAATACTAA CACTGTCTCGACTGCTGCCACTACTGCCCCTGCACCAGCAACATGCACTACTCAGACTATG AGTGTCGCGCCGCCCAGCGGTGCGGCTGCGGGCGCCCCTGGCGGCTGGGTgccgctgccgccgccctcGGCGCCGTACTCGCGCACAGAGTTCCCCTCGCTCGAGGCTGCTGCTCAGCCCTCGCACCGCTCCGCAGAACACGCGGCACCGCAGCCGCAACTCAGACCACAAA CGGAAGGCAGCTGGACGTGCGGTGGCACCGCCGGCGTGAGGCCCGAGGGCGCgtcgcccgcgcccgccgccccTGCGCCCAGCGCGGCCGCACAGCCGCCCCACTACCGTGCCATTCTGCCCTCATTT TTGGATTGTACAAATTCTCCATTATCGCCGCAGCTGATAAAAGGTAGCAGCGGCAGCGGGCTAGGGTTGGGGTCTCTGGGCGCGCTCCGCGAcagccgcggcggcggcggcggcggcgcgccgcggcCCGCCCCTCGCCCGCCCGCCACGCCCCGCGCCGTCGAGGTGCTCACTGCGCGTCCCATCCTGCGCGAGGAGCAGATATCCTCGCTCGACGACATCTCGCGCGACGCCGGATGGGCGCAACATGATGACATTGATTATGA TCAAAAATTGGACTTTTCTGACGGAGAATCCTCGATGCCTTCCGCGAGTAAGGGGATTCACAAAATCAATCACAACAGAGCAGCTGTTGACATGGATCGGGTGGGAGATTCGAAAATACAGGAAGTGGGTGACGAGGAACAATTGTGGGCGGAGCGGCGACAGAAGCAAAGCAACGAGATCGCTCAGGCAGTAGCGCGGGCGCGTCAGCGCAAGGCCGAGGAGCAGCGGCGGCAGATGTCCGACTcgggcgcgccgccgccgaccgccAAGGACAGCAGGGACCGCGAGCCCGACACTAGGGACAAAGAAAGGACTGATAACCGAGACAGGGAGCGGGCCGACAACAGGGACCGCGTAGACAATAGGGATAAAGTTAATAACGAAATTCGCGACACCCGGGACAAGGAGCGTGTCGATAACCGCGACAGAGATCGCATGGATAACAGGGAACGGTTCGACAACAGGGACCGAGACCGCGATCGCATGGACACTCGCGATCGCGGAGAAAACCGAGACAACCGAGGTCGCATGGATAACAGAGAACGCCAAGATGGCGAGAAGGAGAGAGCGGACAACCGCGACAGAGACCGCAACGATAATAGAGAGCGCACAGATCGCGACCGGTTTGACCGGGAGCGAGAGCGCACAGACAACAGGGACCGCGAGCGCGGTGACCGCGACCGTGGCGACCGCGACCGCGGCGATCGCGACCGAGGGGACCGGGAAAGGGATCGCGACCGGGACTTCCGCGACAGGGACTACGGACGCCAACATGATCAAAACAATCCCGCGTTTTCCAAGACTTTCCAACAAAATATTCCGCCTCGATTCCTAAAACAACAGCAGAACAGACAGCAGGACGAGCAGCACAAGGGCTGGGCTTTCTCCGGCAAGCAGGCACCGCGCCGCCAGGAGCCACCGTCCTACAACGCTCCCCGCCATGCGCCGCACAATGGCCGCCGTTCCTATTCCAG GGATTACTCGGACCGCGAAGATGAGTTCAGAAGGGACAGCAAAGAAGGATCTGGGCAACACTGGCGATCCGAAATGCAGGATTATGAGAAAGTGGGCCGTGAATTGGACAGATCTAACTCCAAGGAGTCCTATAAAGACTATGGCGATCATAAAGAAAGGAGAAGCGAATCCGATCGGAAATCTGTGGAACGATCCACGGAACAAATCAGCAAGCCTTCCGCTGCTGACAAACTATCAGAAGTTTTTGAACGAAAGAGCATTGGAATAACGGAAGCTTtttcatctgactcgtcttccAACGCGCCTACGACTGATGTACGTAATTCGCCTGCGTCCAATTCTCAGCGCGAATCATCCGAGAGAGACTTTGGTAATACTTCCTGGGCCGAAGCCTCGCAAGAAGATCACGCTAACTTTTCATCAAAATCTCCCACTgagaaaattgtacattccagtGAGAATGAACAGAAGCCTAAAGATCCTGTTCTGAAAGACGAGGAACCCAAGCGTCAGTCTCTACCACCCAGCGCAGGACCTCCCCTACAACAGACAGCAGCTCCAACAAACATGACTCCATTCGCCGCTCAAGGTCAAAACAAGAATCATGGCATTGCGGTACAAAACTTCTCTCATAATCAACCATCTCAAGCTAATTCTTTTACAAACCAACCAACCCAACCTGTCACCTCTCTAAGTCATTCTCAGTCGTTTACGGACGCCCAAGTTTCTAAAACTTCGAATTTATCTATAAGTAAAAGTCTTCTGGAACCTCTAACCAACCCGCATTTACAAAATCCTCCTACATCTGATCCAATGGCGATGAACGTGAAGCCAATATTTACGCCGCAAAAGTCGGAGAAGGAACTCTCAGAATCTGAATCAATCTGTTCCAAGTCGAGTACGGATCCTGCAGCCCCCACGGTGCCCAAGCCTAACGAGGCACACTCCGTAGAATCTCTTCACAGTGGGTCGGAGTCTCAAAAGCGCAATGTTGATGACAAAAGACACGAAAGGTTTACTGAGGCGTTTAATAAAATTCCTAATAAAGAACCTATTGAAAGGAAATCTAGTGGCTCCGGTTCAGAAAAGAAAGGAAGAGGAGGGTATGGAGGTGGAGTCGGGTGCGGCGTCTACCGAGGCTGGGGACAGCGAGAGTCACGTGGGAGACGCTCGCACCGCAGCTCGCACTCCAACAACCGAGCCAGCGAGTCAGACGGCTCCACTGACGGCGCGCCCAACGCCGAGCGGAAGGAGcggcgccgcgcaccgcgcagccCGAGGGGCATGAAGAAACCTGACAGAATCGACGATCCTAATCGCCCTCTACTTGTTGACCAGCCTCCTCCCATGGATAATATGGAAAATCGTGAGCCCTTTGCGCCTCGAGGTCAGCCTTCTCGACGGGGGCGAGGCGGCTTCCAGGGTACCACGCGGCCACCGGCGCCCGCTAAAAGGGTTACTGGCTATGGGCCGCCAAATACCAAAAGTCCGTTTAGTCAGGCAAATCGCGCCGTTAAGGATATGGACGAAGTAAAAGACAATGCGCCGCTGGACGACAAGGGGAAACCTGGCAACAAGCCTCGCACCGGCTCGTCTCTCGGCAGAGGTCGAGACCGCCGCCCGAAGGGAACCGGGCCGGGCCCGCTTAGTGGTGAAGATGAAAATTGGGAAACGACGTCTGAACATTCCGAAGGAGGAGGATCCAGCGGCCGTCGAAGGTCCGTCGGCGGTCGAATGTCGAGCCAGTCCCTCAAAGGGCAAGGGCGCAACCAGGCATCCGGAAACCGCCAAAACAACGGTGGCCGCAACTCGCAGCCCGGCAAGAAAGATGCTCTAGTAGATAATAAAACTGTTGATATTACGGAGGCTATGACTGATCTTAACATAACTGTCGTTAAAAAAGAAGATGAGGTCGCGGACGACGGTTTCCAGGAGGTGCGTAATAAGAAAAATTCAAAGGACACTAGAGGACCTACTGTAAAAGAAGAAACTCAGAACATTGCCAAACAGCCTAGATCTCACTCAAACCAGGGCGGTGGCCGAAATAGATCGACTACTAGAAATACTAACGATAAGTCTAACGCAAGAGGTTCCGCCCCCGTGTCTGGTAAGACCGGGCCGCAGTACGATCGAACGCGACAGGCTAACCTGGCACCGCGTTTTGTGAAGCAGAGACAAAAGCAGCAAATGGGCTTGGTGACCGCATTTGGACCAGACACGGGTGCGGCACCTCCGCCGCCCGCAGTTAATGCTTGGGATAAACCTATTTCGCAAACTCTGCGGGGTAATGTTGAAGAACCCTCCGAGCCGATCGAAAACAAGTCTGGTCCACCAAGTCAGCGTAGCACGCCAGGCGACGCTCCCGCCGAGAACAAGCCGGCGCCAGTGGGGCCTGCTATCGCTCCGTCCCTCGCCACTGATAATGCTGGGGCTGGGGTTCTTGACGGGACCACGCCGCCTGTGGAAACTATTATATTCGAAAATACTAACTACAAGACTGCTCCACCCGCCGAGGCTCTCAAACAGAAGTATCAACCTAGTGCAAATACTGCCAAGCCGCAAGGCGAGGAAATGCCTACGGAAGTTGACGCCCGAGCGCTCACATTCAATGGGGACGTAAGACCGCCGCCGCGTTCTATTCAAGAATTAATATCAGATAGACCCGTGACTGACGGGGAGAGCACTCTGGGCTTGCCGATGTCGTTCGACACGACTCAGAAAGCCGAGGATTCGTCCGATATGAAATTAGATTTCGCTTTCGATTCGGATCTCGGTCAATTGACTGAGGATAAGTCGGCCAAATCTGCGCTAGGCTTGCCGCGTGGGACGCACATGAGCACTTCAAACACAATTTCGCCGTTGGCTGCGGATCTCAATTTAAAAATCGCCAGCGTCAAGAAAGTATGGGAGATGTCTGCGGTGGCCGAAGGGAGTGAAGAATTGCAGTTTGCAGGTTTCGAGGAGGGCAATACGGAAACGGGTGCTCCCCCGAACGTGTGCAAGGTTAAACCGACGCAACAGCTGCAGTCGCCGCCCCCGCAGCACTACAACCACATGGGATACCAAGGGGGATACGGCGGGCTGTCGGTGCCGTCGCCGCCCGCGGTGCTGTTCAATTCGTCGCAGCAACTCCTGGGTTCGTCGCAGCAGATGCCGCAGCAGGGCGGGCTGTACGGTGCCTTCCTCGACCAGAGCCGGGGCCAGTTCGGAGGCTTCCCCGGGACGCCGTACGGTGCCGGCTCCGCGGCACCTTACAACTATCAACCTCCGCCTGACATGTTCCAGAGCCTTCCTAATCAGTACCGCATG GCGGCAGcagcgggcggcggcgcggcgttcGGCCAGTCCGGCCAGCTCGGCAACAGCCCCAGCACGGTGCTCATCTCCAGCACTTCCAACTCGCTCATGTCTGCCTCCGTCAAGCCCTCTACGCAACAGATCGGCGCCATAG GTAGCAAAGGTGGCGGCGTCGGTGGCGTCGGTGGCGTGGGCGGAGTGAATACCTACCAGCAACAATACTTAGGCTACTCCGGTCCGGTCGGCGACGCGTCGTACTCCCTGCAGGGCCTCATGCCgcggcccgcgccgcccgcgagCTCGTACTACTCGCCGTACcagccgcccgccgcgccggcgcCCACCTACCCGCTGCAGTTCACGCAGCCCGCGCAGTCGGGGGCATTCAGCTCTCAGTTCTTGTCGAACCAACTGCAAGTCGCAGCAGCCGTCCAACAGATGCAG CAGCAACAGTTCCGCGCACCGCTCCAGCAGCAGTTCGCGCCCCCGCCCGCGGCCGCGcagccgcgcccgccgccgcagCAGCTCAAGAGCCCGCTTCACGAGCACGCCAACGGCTTCGCGCCGCTCTGCGAGCCCGCCTCGCCCACGCCGCAGGGCAAGCAACCCAAGCCCAAC GTACAAAAGCCGCCGCACTCTCCGCCGCACCACAAGTAccacgcgccgccgccgcacccgcCGCCCGCGCACACCCCGCACCAGCACCACCCGCAGCACCCGCAGCATCCGCAGCACCAGCAGCACCAGCAACACCCGCAGCACCCGCAGCACCAACAGCACCCGCAGCACCAACAGCATCAGCAACATCAGCAGCAG ATGGGCGGCGGCAACAACGGGCGGTGCGGCGGCGGCATGCCGCGTGGCGGACTGGCGGCGCCGCGCTACCCCGCGCCCATCCAGCGCCCGCACGCGCCCGCCATGCCGCTGTaccgcgcgccgcccgcgcccgcacgCCCACACCACGCGCCGCCGCGCCACAATCTCtactaccaccaccaccagcgCAGTCAGTATCCACTGCAACAACTACCATACATATGTACGCTGAAAAGTACTC ATGGCGGCGGTGTGATGGAGCGGCCCTCGGAGGGCGGCGAGCCGGCTGCAGCGCCCGAGGAGGCGGAGGCGCCGCCCGTGGAGGCGCAGCCCGCCGAGGTGAAGGCCGAGTGA